A window from Triticum aestivum cultivar Chinese Spring chromosome 6D, IWGSC CS RefSeq v2.1, whole genome shotgun sequence encodes these proteins:
- the LOC123145687 gene encoding mitochondrial phosphate carrier protein 3, mitochondrial: MALSDLSRDSLLPSFLYSPRSFAAAASPRFPSSPSPYQAPAAAPAARLVGAGGVGGGRPFSIRAPNEKIEMYSPAFYAACTAGGIASCGLTHMAVTPLDLVKCNMQIDPAKYKSITSGFGVLLKEQGARGFFRGWVPTLLGYSAQGACKFGFYEFFKKTYSDMAGPENAVKYKTLIYLAGSASAEVIADIALCPFEAVKVRVQTQPGFARGLSDGLPKFIKAEGAAGLYKGIVPLWGRQIPYTMMKFASFETIVELIYKHAVPVPKAECSKSSQLGISFAGGYIAGVFCAIVSHPADNLVSFLNNAKGATVGDAVKKIGMLGLFTRGLPLRIVMIGTLTGAQWGIYDAFKVMVGLPTTGGAPPVAPVEEAAKAIA, translated from the exons atggcgctctcCGATCTCTCCCGCGACTCGCTCCTCCCCAGCTTCCTCTACTCCCCGCgctccttcgccgccgccgcctccccgcgcttcccctcctccccgtcGCCCTACCAGGCGCCCGCCGCGGCCCCGGCTGCTCGTCTCGTCGGCGCtggcggggtcgggggcggcagGCCCTTCTCGATCCGCGCGCCCAACGAGAAGATAGAGATGTACTCTCCCGCCTTCTACGCCGCCTGCACCGCCGGGGGGATCGCCAGCTGCGGGCTCACCCACATGGCCGTCACCCCGCTCGACCTCGTCAAGTGCAACATGCAG ATTGACCCCGCGAAATACAAGAGCATCACATCTGGATTTGGTGTTCTGTTAAAGGAGCAAGGAGCTAGGGGATTCTTCAGGGGATGGGTGCCTACCTTGCTTGGTTACAGTGCTCAGGGGGCTTGCAAGTTTGGGTTCTATGAGTTCTTTAAGAAGACCTACTCAGATATGGCTGGGCCTGAGAATGCCGTGAAGTACAAGACCCTGATCTACCTTGCAGGGTCAGCTTCTGCTGAGGTAATTGCTGATATTGCTCTGTGCCCCTTTGAAGCTGTCAAGGTCCGTGTGCAGACACAGCCTGGATTTGCTCGTGGGTTGAGTGATGGGCTTCCCAAGTTCATCAAAGCTGAGGGAGCTGCTGG GCTCTACAAGGGCATTGTTCCTCTCTGGGGTCGCCAGATTCCTT ACACCATGATGAAGTTTGCTTCCTTTGAGACCATTGTTGAGCTTATCTACAAACATGCTGTTCCCGTTCCCAAGGCCGAGTGCAGCAAGTCTTCCCAGTTGGGTATCAGCTTTGCTGGTGGCTACATTGCCGGTGTCTTCTGTGCTATTGTTTCTCACCCGGCTGACAACCTGGTCTCTTTCCTCAACAATGCCAAGGGTGCTACAGTGGGTGAT GCTGTTAAGAAGATTGGCATGCTGGGCCTTTTCACCAGAGGACTTCCCCTTCGCATCGTCATGATCGGTACTCTTACCGGTGCTCAGTGGGGAATCTATGACGCCTTCAAGGTCATGGTCGGACT CCCGACCACCGGCGGTGCTCCACCAGTTGCTCCGGTAGAGGAAGCAGCGAAAGCCATCGCTTGA